The DNA segment TTGACATTCTGTCGCCCTCCGGCGACAACGCCGGGACCGTAGAGCTCCCGGCCGAGATCTTCGACGTCGAGAAGATCAGCGTTCCGCTGCTTCACCAGGTCGTCGTCGCGCAGCTTGCCGCCGCCCGTCAGGGCACGCACAAGGTCAAGCGTCGTGGCGAGGTCCGCGGTGGTGGCCGCAAGCCGTACCGCCAGAAGGGCACCGGCCGCGCGCGCCAGGGTTCGACCCGTGCGCCGCAGTTCGCCGGCGGTGGCGTCGTCCACGGCCCCACGCCGCGTGACTACTCGCAGCGGACCCCGAAGAAGATGAAGGCCGCGGCCCTGCGCCACG comes from the Streptomyces seoulensis genome and includes:
- the rplD gene encoding 50S ribosomal protein L4; translation: MSTIDILSPSGDNAGTVELPAEIFDVEKISVPLLHQVVVAQLAAARQGTHKVKRRGEVRGGGRKPYRQKGTGRARQGSTRAPQFAGGGVVHGPTPRDYSQRTPKKMKAAALRHALTDRARNARIHVITGVVEGDTPSTKAAKSFLGKVSERKNVLLVIERSDEAALLSARNLPQVHILEPGQLNTYDVLVSDDVVFTQAAFESFVSGPKANDTEGSEA